In Glycine max cultivar Williams 82 chromosome 15, Glycine_max_v4.0, whole genome shotgun sequence, the DNA window TCCGAgatctaattataaataataataggtGGGAGTTCGAGCGGCGGGCCAGGTGTAAATGCATCtacaagataatttttaaacCTTATAACATCTAAACAATTTAGAAAGACAGTAACAAACCTTGTGAAGCCtatcacataattaaaataaatataaatatatctaatgtaagaaaaaaaatatatcattagaAGCCATACTATACttgcaaaaaatataattatgcatGGATTAATTACGCATAAATGCACCTGAATAAACTAAAGTATGATGAATCATGtactaattttttatcaattagaAAATGAACAAGTATATAAGTAGTGAGAAGTCaagatagaattttttttataaggctCAACTGAAACGAGTTTGTTAGTAAATGCACAAATAAAACTGTACTGTATTAATTGGTTATacttcttaatttatatatgatatatatatttaaccattaaaaaaaaCGTAGTAGTAGTAATTGGAAAGCAAGACATACCAGCTGCAGGATAAACACATTGATTGAGAGATGGCCCGAGACATGCCGGTAAAACCGATGTATCAACGTTAGGAGCAGTTAAACAAAATTGTGCACTAACACGAGTACAGGTTTTCAAGACAGTTCTGAATTTTACAGTCTCAATGAGGAGTTGCTGAGATTGGATTGAATTAGGAATAGCCGACATGGGACCTGGGTTGGGATCTATAAGTTTGGCTTCATGGTCTCCCAAGCATTTCTCCATAGAATCAAAAAGGCAAAATGACAACCCAAGTGGAACGTTTATTCCATGGCCACCTTCCTGATGATGCAATGGATCATTTCCACTGCATGTTTGAGCAACATGTGAGCTGCAATGTGTCACAAACTTTTTGAATCTAGCTGACTCATACGCTTGAAGATTAGTGGCTTTGCCTTCTGCAGGAGTAATGGCATCACCAATACCACCAGCTTCTTCTACAAGATTAATGGCTTCGCCATCACTAGCATCTTCTGCAGGATTATTGGCAGCTTTGCCATTACCAGCTTTTTCTGCAACTGCTGCACCTATAAACAACAATAGAGTAATTAGTACCACTCTCATTTTCTCCATTAATTGGTTCTCTTAGTGATAAACTAGTTTGCACTTTTGAGAACTTTATTGGATCGGTGCTCTTGTATGTGTGAATTTTGCAATATATATACAAGAGAAACTAGGAACTCAACatctatgtttattattataaaaaaaaattattacgaCCTTTGATCTTTGTCATATATCCTGACTCGTTTGCTTTCCAagagctatatatatatatttgtctttctaacattaaaatgaaatatagataataaaaagatagaatatattttatcatcacACTAATTACTATTgcaattttcatatttatttctttccattttcttttattaaatatttttttaagatctaTATGCATAAACAATAAGTTGTTTAAAGCGGTACtatagtttaaatttattaatatgatcGAAGAGATGTTTACATTTAATAATCTAACTCctcaaaatacttataaaaaaacaaaaaaaaaaactcctttaAATAAGAGTACGTTTtgaaaagtaaatatttatggTTGTTATTTTAACATACTCCACCGTCTCATATTATAATAGGCtgtcataaatattaaataatctacttaatttgttgaattttaaaGCCATACATTTTTCATCTCTTTAATTAGTGACTCACTTATTCCTTTTTTTACATTACTCCCACTAATTAGTATTAATCAaaggataattttgaaaaaaatatttaatgcaatattaattttataaaatgacatactgaaatatttttttttcaaaaacatataatttacaACGGAAGAAGTATATTTTTTGCTTTGGTGAATTGATTGAAACAGAAATCAATGATTGACACATACATGTAATAAATgtgaatttgttaaaatttcaaCTGTAATTTATCAGCTAATGCTAACggtaattatttatatgtatcgTTAATCAGTATTCttatagaaaaacataaaagaattcaTCAACAACACAATTTTACGcattctattaaaaatatttattttcttacttcCTTAAACTAATATTCTAAGGATATTACCGAGCGTTTCtcgttatttatttaaaaagagttaAATCTTGCATTTGATGCGTGAGTCTACGTACATGCCTTCAGTAAGATTATTTCTTCCAAAAGAATAcatgtaagaataaaaaaagttatataaatattatttttaattacattcaATAATTTATCAATCATTTGTGATCAAAAtaatactataaataaaaaatatttagcccATTCGTATATTGGATATATAGAATAAAAACTTCCATCTGACAATATTGacattttgaaaaaattcgGTTAAACAAAGAAATGCTTTATTGAAATTAAgagtaatttcattttattatataaaaatgattgATATATTCGAAAgttttaattcctaaaaaaaGTGCAATTATTATATCTCACCTTATAATTCAATTAGTTTGTTTTGGacgataattattataaaagctaatttttatactaaattatataatttctcaaaaaaattaaattacaatgttatttatttcattttgaaaatataaattttattttatttaaaaataaacttaaactcAATTTTGATTCTCCTATCAATTTTGatcatttcattttaaaatacagACAATTAGTTTCACAAtttcaaaaaaacattatttatgaTCCAATCTTCAAttctgtatatatttttttttatttattttgatataattaaatcCTAAActtaacatattcatttaagataatataaaaaaacaatttaattaattaaaagttaagaaataaaataaataaatatagacaaaattgagaattaaattaaaattaatttttaaaaaaatagaatgagtttattttaaaagaagaagatcaaaattacaaatcaaacaaacactaaagttaaatttagaaaacaagTATATGAGGTAAcggaaataaacattttaaaacaaaaataattgtattaattaattaatacattatAGGATTATATGAGATgagtttatcttattttttaaaatgtttctttaaataaaataaacagtttttttattttaaaactaagcTCTCTGAAACCAAACTCCCAATCAAATCCTTCAACACTGTTGGTGGatgatcaaatttaagaaaaagcaACTCCGACTCAACTTAGCCAAACAAAAATTCGCACAGAAATTTCCTTCCCACAAAGAGTGCTTCATCTCAATCTTCCAGTCAAGAATGCTTTGATACCTGCTATATCGTTGCATACTTATGGGGAAAATCTTGAGGCTGTTGCACTAAAAATagtgtatatttttattgtgtaaattattaaaatataattttagttaaaaaatgaatattattaactaaatcagttattttttaaaatatgcgtgaattagtttaaaaaatttatattgaggGACAATTTTCGCCATCTTATCATCtcaattgtttttctttaattagtaGATTAAGACATTGACAATATTTTGGCCCTTCGGCTATTGCTTGTTCCGCACATGTTATAATCTATGTCCAATGGATTGGGCTACTaactaaatcaataaaaaataaaaaatctcctCACTTTTGATTGCGGAccataacattttttacaaataCCTGCTAAGAgaaagaacaacaacaaaatgagACGCAATGGGTGAACCGGTGATgaaatgtcaaataaatcttttgacaatatttctttttaacattgatgtagaattaattaaaataattcaaatatatagcatgacatgtgattaattaaataattacattagaaaaagaatttatgataaatttgttattttttacaaaattatcttaATAATCATATTAACGACACTCCATGACCGTTAAACTCGTTGGTCTTTTATGTGTGTAATTGTAGTCCCCAACAGAGTGTAGCCCAGGAGAAGGAGTGTGACTCATGCAAGGCTTGTTAATTTACATCATATATTGCATATGCTGCGAACCATGTGGTGAAACAAGGATCACAAAGGCACAACCTAAGTAGCAGATCATAGGCTGTGTCATTAGTTCACCTATCTCATGATTTTATACGTACCCTCGTATTCCTATGTTGCTCTTGTATGCATTTGTTATATTATCACTTTTAGTTGCATCAGTAGTACAATTTCAGTTTTCTTGCTCAAAAGGAAAGTGCATCCAATAAAAACGAGGTCAGTGTACTATTTATGAGAGAGTCAGAGATAACGCAATATCAAATGAATCTATAAGTCAATGTGATCTATAAGTCCACaagtattattatataaatgaatagTCCACCAAAATTACATTTCTACCCTCTTTGGTTGtgtcatttttttggttttttggtcTTTTCAAGGATAAACTTTGTTGCTAAAGATGGAGAACAAGAGACGCTTCCCTCACGTGTGGGATGTTTTGTACTTCTTTACTGTGGAGTAGTTAAATATAAAAGCAGTAAACTTCAAGCGCGATAACGGCAActgcgggaaaagaaaaagaaaaaaaaaacaaagaagttacacaaaaaaaaaaacccaccatATGATAATGTGATACATTTTCCAGTTCAAATCATTTTtccttattaataaataaattataatatttttttatattaaaattatggaAACATATATtatcagtgtttttattttgttttttttaataaaagccactttttatattaaaataaataggaaattgtgtttttaaacagaagtaatttagataaatatattaaatttaaacatattgatcaataagaagaaaaaaaataattaaactatagtattatttattatttatatacattttattattgaaaagtCCAAAATATACAtcctatattaatattattaatatatgattctttttgtacagtaatatttttttatattaaaattttggtaACATATtatcagtgtttttattttttttaacaaaaaacaatttttataagaagataaaatttacttcttaaaataaatagaattttttaaaaaaaaaataatttagaacaatacaaaaaattaaaacaaattgaatgataataagaagaaaaaaacaattaagttatgatattatttattattt includes these proteins:
- the N-22 gene encoding nodulin-22 precursor — protein: MEKMRVVLITLLLFIGAAVAEKAGNGKAANNPAEDASDGEAINLVEEAGGIGDAITPAEGKATNLQAYESARFKKFVTHCSSHVAQTCSGNDPLHHQEGGHGINVPLGLSFCLFDSMEKCLGDHEAKLIDPNPGPMSAIPNSIQSQQLLIETVKFRTVLKTCTRVSAQFCLTAPNVDTSVLPACLGPSLNQCVYPAADAFTPGPPLELPPIIIYN